The genome window AAATAATTTAAAACCTAAGTATGTTGTTACTGAAAAAGGGGAAGCTTATATTAAGGTATCAGAGCTTGAGGTACAGTTTGAAGTTGACATTTTAAAAGAAGTTATAAAAGCAATAGAAAAGGTAAGTAAAGAACCACATCATGAGTAGTAAAAACAGAA of Caldisalinibacter kiritimatiensis contains these proteins:
- a CDS encoding late competence development ComFB family protein, giving the protein MELHNFMEKEVLNTIDRLLKDRPDICHCEKCRMDIAAIALNNLKPKYVVTEKGEAYIKVSELEVQFEVDILKEVIKAIEKVSKEPHHE